Proteins from a single region of Primulina tabacum isolate GXHZ01 chromosome 5, ASM2559414v2, whole genome shotgun sequence:
- the LOC142545344 gene encoding serine racemase, with protein sequence MEAKSKVSGAKYAADITSIREAQERISPYAYKTPVLSSETLNSISGRKLYFKCELFQKGGAFKFRGACNAVFSLTDDEAAKGVVTHSSGNHAAALSLAAKLRGIAAHIVIPKNAPRCKVENVMRYGGQIVWSEAAVTSRENVASKVIQDSGAVLIHPYNDGRIMSGQGTVSVEFLEQVPQLDTIIVPISGGGLISGVAIAAKSINPAIRILAAEPRGADDAARSKEAGRIVTLPETKTIADGLRAFLGDLTWPVVRDLVDDIIIVEDKEIIEAMKLCYEILKVTVEPSGAIALAAVLSHNFKNNPKWRDCGTIGLILSGGNVDLDVLWKAFS encoded by the exons ATGGAAGCGAAATCCAAAGTTTCTGGTGCTAAATATGCTGCTGACATAACTTCGATAAGAGAAGCACAAGAACGCATAAGCCCATACGCATACAAAACTCCAGTCTTGTCCTCGGAGACTCTAAATTCTATCTCTGGAAGAAAACTTTACTTTAAATGTGAATTGTTTCAGAAAGG TGGAGCTTTTAAATTCCGAGGTGCATGCAATGCTGTATTTTCACTTACAGATGATGAAGCAGCTAAAGGGGTCGTAACACATAGCAG CGGTAATCATGCTGCAGCACTTTCTTTGGCTGCAAAACTGCGAGGAATAGCTGCACATATAGTCATTCCAAAAAACGCTCCAAGATGTAAAGTTGAGAATGTGATGCGTTATGGTGGTCAGATTGTTTGGAGTGAGGCAGCTGTTACATCTCGGGAGAATGTTGCCTCCAAGGTTATACAAGATTCCGGGGCTGTTCTCATTCATCCATATAATGACGGGCGTATCATGAG TGGACAGGGAACTGTATCTGTGGAGTTCTTGGAACAAGTTCCTCAACTTGACACCATAATAGTTCCAATTAGTG GGGGCGGTTTGATTTCAGGGGTGGCAATCGCAGCCAAGTCCATTAATCCTGCAATCCGGATATTGGCTGCTGAACCGAGGGGAGCAGATGATGCTGCTCGATCCAAGGAAGCTGGTAGAATTGTAACTTTACCCGAAACCAAGACCATAGCTGATGGTCTTCGAGCTTTTCTTGGAGATCTTACATG GCCTGTTGTTCGAGATTTGGTGGACGACATCATCATAGTCGAGGACAAGGAGATAATAGAAGCAATGAAACTTTGTTATGAAATTCTGAAGGTCACGGTGGAGCCAAGCGGAGCCATTGCCTTGGCAGCTGTTCTATCCCACAATTTCAAGAACAATCCTAAATGGAGAGACTGCGGAACCATAGGCCTTATACTCTCAGGAGGCAATGTTGATTTGGATGTGCTCTGGAAAGCCTTCAGTTGA